In a genomic window of Virgibacillus sp. SK37:
- a CDS encoding ISL3 family transposase, whose amino-acid sequence MQNHFIIEMLGIEDKHVDVWEVSSDSAKFFVELYTKVKKQKCPFCGNRTKSIHGYRTQTIQGPIVSNKPVSISLKKRRYLCKACNHTFYEKLQMVERYQRCTRSIQTTALTYTAVGSFTTAAQLTGMSSQRLLRIYDRKEIKTRKVLPRALAIDEFKGDAGGERFQTVIADVENKEIVDVLPDRKVDTIKAYLQSCDTSNVEIVVMDLSKSFKQAIRKALGNPLIIADRFHFMRQVYWALDEVRREVQRDLEKKDRIYMKKSKKLLWKSTYKLSEEEREKVNQLLQVDPRLEEAYNLKNKLDQWFKESNEKTATQGLEGCLMAMKDSNIESFHRVRKTFERWKQEILHSFMYPFNNGYIEGVNNTIKVAKRMSYGIKNFNRLKKKILWRQEVRRVLTQ is encoded by the coding sequence GTGCAAAACCATTTTATCATAGAAATGTTAGGTATTGAAGACAAACATGTAGATGTATGGGAAGTTTCTAGTGACTCAGCTAAGTTTTTTGTAGAGCTATATACAAAAGTAAAGAAGCAGAAGTGCCCGTTTTGTGGCAATAGGACAAAAAGTATCCACGGCTATCGTACCCAAACGATTCAGGGGCCCATTGTTTCCAATAAACCAGTTAGTATTTCTTTGAAAAAGAGACGCTACTTATGTAAGGCGTGTAATCATACGTTTTATGAAAAGCTTCAGATGGTGGAACGATACCAACGTTGCACCCGTTCTATACAAACGACAGCGCTAACGTATACAGCTGTGGGCTCATTTACTACAGCTGCCCAGTTAACTGGGATGAGTTCGCAACGGTTACTTCGTATTTATGATCGAAAAGAAATAAAAACAAGGAAAGTCCTGCCACGTGCGTTAGCTATTGATGAATTTAAAGGGGATGCGGGCGGTGAAAGGTTTCAAACGGTCATTGCGGATGTAGAAAATAAAGAGATTGTGGATGTCTTACCTGATCGGAAGGTAGATACAATTAAAGCTTATCTTCAGTCCTGTGATACAAGTAACGTAGAGATTGTCGTCATGGACCTTTCTAAGTCTTTTAAGCAAGCAATACGGAAGGCGCTTGGTAACCCACTGATCATCGCTGATCGATTTCATTTTATGCGGCAAGTATATTGGGCGCTAGATGAAGTACGTCGAGAAGTGCAAAGAGACTTAGAGAAAAAAGACCGGATATATATGAAAAAAAGTAAAAAGTTACTTTGGAAATCAACCTATAAATTATCAGAAGAAGAGCGAGAGAAAGTAAATCAGTTACTCCAGGTTGATCCTCGATTAGAAGAGGCATACAACCTAAAAAACAAACTTGATCAGTGGTTTAAAGAGAGTAACGAAAAGACCGCTACACAGGGTCTAGAAGGATGTTTAATGGCGATGAAGGATTCTAATATTGAGTCTTTTCATAGAGTAAGAAAAACATTTGAGCGGTGGAAGCAAGAGATCTTGCATTCCTTTATGTATCCTTTTAATAATGGATATATTGAAGGCGTAAATAATACAATTAAAGTGGCAAAACGAATGTCGTATGGAATTAAAAATTTTAATCGATTAAAAAAGAAAATACTGTGGCGACAAGAGGTTAGAAGGGTTTTGACACAATAG
- a CDS encoding nuclease-related domain-containing protein, protein MLEVRKGKSSKSYENEFFRKISVELVQVFEERKWDGILLGMPECISREDLQIDCLLVTENQIILIDFKNYSGKLQLPSEENFRFGRWVIDDEITVKGGSSPNPFSQLSKQRSKLINELKYRLHNFERKSVSTIVCFHDKVEIIGAVPRRFQISFSIVDPSSYLNKIVDIIDVLAEGNIDYLSEQGRQIFTGSVFATDAYQADVQIEPEESEARAENQTKDSDALEQIREFLLSDSKIMTLTGNTGSGKTSLIPDIRELAFDLHYNDVPVFAYSNRLRRKMLRSNPALEEVESLFNSVFDFKEEKIDEFYKKTIPVKAYDEIHDQGKTLYIIDDSQLITNSNFDSDLVQFGSGYLLEDVLNYIDLESNPERKVIFIGDKNKLSYGSNTENALNPEFLKALLENKNFSSDIKNTVLPDSDAESEIIQVCNKIAKDIRADLYNALFIYSNEEIKVCEKEDQTKVLEEVYLNPDTSKILVYSNEQASQVNFWIKKHLIKNGREIEAKDYIVFNTTIQAYGPGLTENDVSPFENSTQPFSFVEPKRVDNGCFGEVVYVDHVHIIEKAVTIKEEKVILRFIPCQIKLQDESIIETLVFENYLKSPLNELGMNEIIAYQYVL, encoded by the coding sequence ATGTTAGAAGTACGCAAAGGAAAATCTTCCAAATCCTATGAAAATGAATTTTTTAGAAAAATTTCGGTAGAACTGGTACAAGTTTTCGAGGAGAGAAAGTGGGATGGTATTTTACTTGGAATGCCGGAGTGTATTTCCCGGGAAGACTTGCAAATTGATTGTTTGTTGGTTACCGAAAATCAGATCATCCTGATAGATTTTAAGAATTATAGTGGGAAGCTGCAACTTCCATCTGAAGAAAATTTTAGGTTCGGCAGATGGGTAATTGATGATGAGATTACGGTTAAGGGAGGCAGTTCTCCTAATCCATTCAGCCAGCTTAGTAAGCAGCGGAGTAAACTGATTAATGAACTCAAATATCGCCTACATAACTTCGAACGTAAATCAGTCTCAACAATAGTTTGTTTTCACGATAAAGTAGAGATAATAGGGGCTGTTCCCAGACGATTCCAAATCAGTTTCTCGATTGTTGATCCAAGCAGCTATCTTAACAAAATTGTCGATATAATTGATGTCCTGGCAGAGGGGAATATTGATTATCTATCAGAACAGGGACGGCAAATTTTTACAGGATCTGTGTTTGCTACGGACGCATATCAGGCTGATGTTCAGATTGAACCAGAGGAAAGCGAAGCACGTGCGGAAAATCAAACGAAAGATAGCGATGCTCTTGAACAAATTAGGGAATTCTTGTTATCCGACAGCAAAATAATGACCTTAACAGGTAATACGGGGAGTGGCAAAACTTCGTTAATTCCTGACATTCGAGAATTAGCCTTCGATTTACATTATAATGATGTTCCTGTCTTTGCTTACTCTAACCGGTTGAGAAGGAAGATGCTGAGAAGCAATCCAGCATTAGAAGAAGTGGAGTCGTTATTTAATTCGGTTTTTGATTTCAAAGAAGAAAAAATAGATGAATTCTACAAAAAGACCATTCCTGTAAAAGCGTACGATGAGATCCATGACCAAGGCAAAACATTGTATATTATCGATGATAGCCAGCTGATTACGAATTCGAATTTCGATTCCGATTTGGTGCAATTTGGTTCGGGGTATTTATTAGAGGACGTTTTGAATTACATTGATTTGGAGTCGAATCCGGAGAGAAAGGTTATTTTCATTGGAGACAAAAATAAACTGAGCTATGGATCAAATACTGAAAATGCACTGAATCCGGAATTTCTGAAAGCGCTGCTTGAGAATAAAAATTTCTCTTCAGATATAAAAAATACGGTACTGCCGGACAGTGATGCGGAATCTGAAATCATTCAAGTGTGCAACAAGATTGCTAAGGATATACGGGCAGACCTATACAATGCGTTATTTATCTATTCCAATGAAGAAATTAAAGTTTGTGAAAAGGAAGACCAAACAAAAGTGTTGGAAGAGGTTTATTTAAATCCAGACACTAGTAAAATTCTTGTTTATAGCAATGAGCAAGCGAGTCAGGTGAATTTTTGGATAAAGAAGCATCTAATCAAAAACGGCAGAGAAATAGAAGCAAAAGACTATATCGTCTTTAATACAACTATACAAGCTTATGGACCGGGATTGACGGAAAATGATGTATCGCCATTTGAAAATAGTACACAGCCCTTTTCCTTTGTAGAACCTAAAAGAGTGGATAACGGATGCTTTGGTGAAGTAGTCTATGTTGATCATGTACATATCATCGAGAAGGCTGTGACAATAAAAGAAGAAAAAGTAATACTGCGATTTATTCCTTGCCAAATAAAGCTTCAAGATGAGAGCATCATAGAAACGCTTGTGTTTGAAAATTACTTAAAATCCCCACTGAATGAGCTTGGTATGAACGAAATAATTGCTTATCAATATGTGTTGTAA
- a CDS encoding protease inhibitor I9 family protein: protein MQSQIYIDPKIDIASDEYIGIIIEFKIKPAKTAVATCISNLTIEQAKQQVETSHQTFQMELKQLEESLIEYFIINTYKDSFNGVSMRLKGNTVQRLLLSTVIKAIYKTDEMNLPKKPGDTRY from the coding sequence ATGCAGTCACAAATTTATATTGACCCAAAGATAGACATTGCTAGTGACGAATACATTGGCATAATTATTGAGTTTAAAATAAAACCTGCCAAAACTGCCGTGGCCACATGTATATCGAATTTGACAATTGAACAAGCCAAACAGCAGGTAGAAACAAGTCACCAGACATTTCAAATGGAGCTCAAACAGTTAGAGGAATCCCTTATTGAATACTTCATCATTAATACCTATAAAGATTCCTTTAATGGTGTGTCGATGCGTCTAAAAGGAAATACAGTTCAACGCTTGCTTCTATCCACAGTTATAAAAGCGATTTATAAGACCGATGAAATGAATTTACCCAAAAAGCCAGGAGATACAAGGTATTAA